aaaagtacctactgtgtCACCAGGACCACTTATTGTACCAGGCGTCGTTGCGTCAGGAACACTCGTACAAAGACCATGGGGGTCACATGCAAGGTGCTCCTGAACAGACCTCGTGTAGGATTCCATACACCCGGCGGACCAGTCATTGGGGTTGTAAGGTACACAGTAGATAAACCCACAAAGTTCACCGAAATAGTGTTGTCAGTGAAAGGCGAAGGGAAATGCAACTGGACTACCTCAGTCAACAATCGAACAACCCACTACAGCGGAAGAGAGAAATATGTTgatatgaaaaaaaagttacaaGTGACAAATACCAGTGAAACAGAGCTTGAAGTAGCTACTGGTGAGTATGAAGAAAATTTCTGCTTCTATTTACCGAATTGTATACCGTCCTCGTACAAGGATGGTGTCGGATCCATATCGTATCGGGTCCAAATCAAGTTGGTGAGGCCCGGTGTGTTTCAGTTCAACAAAAAGTTCTACAGAAACATCATAGTTAGGGAATACAGGAATGCGATTTCACCTCAAATACCACTTCACGTTCATTCCAAGAAAACTCTGTTCCTAATGTTTAGTGCAAAGGAAGAAGGAATAGTGACGAACTGTACCATAAACAAAAGTGTCTTGCTTGCGGGATTTCCAGCTGAGCTAAATATCTTTGTATCAAACAACTCGACCGTCAAAATCAAGAAAATGAATGCTGAGTTAGTCTCACACAATGCATATACATCCGGAAATGGTTGCAAGAAGAAAATCTTCAAGACTCACAAATCTTGCAGTCAGAGCTCTGGAAGCATAAAGAAATCAGACAAAGCTGAAATGTCGTTGACTCTACCTACGAAACCTGATATGGTGACTGTTCGGCATTCGAGCGTTATCTCGAGAGAATACGAGGTGCATATAACGGCCATCCTGCCCTTTCCACATCGTAACCAATGTTTGAAGATCCCTGTGGTTATCGAAACCCGGCGGGGGCTCGACATGGTTGACGAAGCAACTCTTGAGAATACGAAAAGCAGTAGTCATGTGGATTCATATAGTGCAGTAAACTATCCAGAAACGCCACCACCTAGTTATTGGAAAGTGATGTGTGAAGATAAAGaaattaatcaaaaataatggcTAACTCTTAATGATAGTGTAACAGACTGTAGATAGCTGTTTAGTAAACCAGATTtgttttaagtaattattgtgtaagtaataaaatttattacctatataaaatgtacaataagttattatttttgtaatgaagtgatttttatacaatatatagGTCCTATGAGAAGTAGAAACAGACTCATACATATAATTTACCTGCTATACACAATGATATTGTAACATAAGCAGCTTGTGAATACTATTTATCAATCATGATGATTAATGTCCAATCATGCATGGCGCTTCCCGCTACGTTTACTTGAATGAGGATAACACAAGTTGCCTAATTTTCCTTCTATTGGATGTCCGATATCGTGGAccggttttattttatttagtctCTGTTGTGGTGCAAAGGCCcgttattgtatatttttttggtttgcCTTTtggtcgccattttgtttgCCTTGGGGTTGCTACTGCAATAAATAGATTATAAAATTAGGATTATTAGCTATCGACAAAACaacgaaaatttaaaataacttgtGATGCGGAGTCTGGTGGAGAAGACTTAGCAGAGAAGTGGTCGAATCCTTGCTACATAATCCTAAATAAAAAAGGATTTATATTTGATTAGTCTCTGAACAGTTCTGTcagttttgtttacttttctATTTGCTAGAgtttattaacattttattttctgataaaataatatgcaaaTAAGCATGTATTTCTAAATTTCTGAGACACAAAGCGCAGTCTCTCTTAGTACTATTAAGATTTTCTGATAATAATTTAACCACTTATgaaaatttcatgtttttcCAAAGTATACACAGTGTTTTTTCCATTGTTCTCCAAGATTTTTGGTTTTAGCAACGTTGAGCCTGAGACCTTTATCTGATAATGGGTGTTTCGTGTCAGTTACTATTTCACTATCCTACAGAAGGATTTTTCAGACCCGGCTACTTTATAACTGGGATAGTGAAGTACACGGTCGACGAGGATACTGAGTACAAGAACATACAACTATCACTAAAAGGCGAAGGAAGATGCGAATGGAAAGAGAAAATTGCAAACACTGCCACCACCGCGAAGGAAAATATTCACTATACCTTGGCGGGGCCCTACTTGAGCTACGAAGGAAAAGAAACAATTCTCAATATAAAAACAAGCATTTTGAACAAGGAAAACGGTAAAGGTGATTCAGTGGTGGTGCCCGCTGGTCTGTATGAGCACTCGTTTGATTTCCATCTTCCGCCCCATCTCCCTCCATCGTTTAAAGACAAGCATGCCCTTATAACATATTGCATCAAAGTGAAATTCTACCGACCTGGCTTCTTTAAGTTCACGAAAAAATTCTACACGGAAATTTTGCTGAAGGGCCTGGCAGTCccccccgcaccccccgcGCCTGTTATCTACAAAATCGAGAAGACgttattaaaactgttttcatccaagaaaaaaatacacgtgaaaGCTGAACTACAAAACCCCCAGGCCATTGCCGGGGAGCCAGCAGAAATAAACTTTAACGTATCGAATGAAACTAAAGTGATAATACCCTGTATTACTGTCGAGCTGATTGAACGTACCATGTACACCGCATCTTGTGGCacgaaaaaaaagaaatacagGACTATCGGAGAAGCTAAAACGCCGAGCGTCGCTGACAAATCAACTGCTGACTTGGTACTATCAGTGCCTTCATCACCGGAAATATTCAGCATTCTGAACTCGAAAGTGGTGCAAAGGAAATACAAGTTGAGAGTTACAGTGAAGTTGCCGCTACCATACATGAATGCCTCAATAAAGATTCCGATAGAGTATGATACATATAGGCAAAGAGCTCCAGTTCCTGCTATAGATGAGGTGAGTGATGCCCCGCCGTCGTACTGGCAAGTCATGGCTGAAGACCATGGACAGGAGACCAGCAAATAACAACCGATTCATTGGTATCTTGCATAGACCAAGCGATTACGAACAGAGAGGTATTTATATGAGTTTATTGTAGATATCATTGGAAGATTGTACCTGACCTAAAACATTCAATAAACGGATACGGTTATACTtacagtattttaaaaacttgttataaataaaataaataaataaatagtcatttatttcTGGCTAGACACCCATATTACAAACTTTAAGATTATCAGTTATATTTAATAGTCGTGTAGAGACAACTTTTTATGGAATTGATACATCAACGTGCCTATTGTATGTGTTagctaataatattttagtgttATAATATGACTAAACCAAAAATACCCATATTCATTTTAACATTAAATCTAAATTCTTTGCATATAAAAGGAATGGTAAATTGGTATATGAACTCTTTAgtcattaatattaattatacaaaCACACCTTTTTACTGAACAGGTGGTTCCTTTTCACcttaaacttttataaaaattatatgttGTATTTTGAATGAATGTTGAATGAAAAGAATTTTACATACCTACGTCACACACAgcaaaaaatgggaccacacATGTAAAAGgtgataattatgttatacatacatacatatgtacttataactatAAAAGGAAGAACTAAATTGTAACACACATGAAACACAAGCAATGTTTCGACTTCTtcaagtatgtatgtaaataggtATGACAAGAGTATATTTTTCCTACATTTTCATACTTGCACTCAACTTTTACCGTTTTTTATTGCTATGTAAGTGTAAACCTCcctttaagtacataatactcTTCTGTTATCGTGAGGGGTTgagaaaaaataagaataaaaggCCAAGGTCGTAATTTCAGTGGCACATCAAATAATAACACATTTTCAGCGGAATCTGTCTGAAACGTACGTGTTACGACAACATGTTATGACTCAATTACTTCACCGTGAAAGGATCACTCAACGATGAGGCTTAGATATGAGATAgatttggttttgtttatttttatctggTTGCGTATAATCCTATGATGCACGCTTCCTCATCGTACATTCAGGAATCCTGTTATTTCTGTACAAAAAAGTatgctaataataattaaaaaaattaaaaaaccgacttcaaaaaaccactaaaatgtaaaattttatgtgaCAAACAGCTGGGAAACACGCGCCGAAATGAAACCTGAATGGCGCCGCGATATTCAAGCAGGCATGGCGAAGCATGATGAAGACTGGCTTGAAAATCAGAAGCAATGGTTAATAGGTGCCCAAAAAGGAAATtaataccctgtttttacacctttacccaccctggcggtgagataaaattctgaaaaaaaa
This window of the Plutella xylostella chromosome 12, ilPluXylo3.1, whole genome shotgun sequence genome carries:
- the LOC125489223 gene encoding uncharacterized protein LOC125489223, translated to MGVTCKVLLNRPRVGFHTPGGPVIGVVRYTVDKPTKFTEIVLSVKGEGKCNWTTSVNNRTTHYSGREKYVDMKKKLQVTNTSETELEVATGEYEENFCFYLPNCIPSSYKDGVGSISYRVQIKLVRPGVFQFNKKFYRNIIVREYRNAISPQIPLHVHSKKTLFLMFSAKEEGIVTNCTINKSVLLAGFPAELNIFVSNNSTVKIKKMNAELVSHNAYTSGNGCKKKIFKTHKSCSQSSGSIKKSDKAEMSLTLPTKPDMVTVRHSSVISREYEVHITAILPFPHRNQCLKIPVVIETRRGLDMVDEATLENTKSSSHVDSYSAVNYPETPPPSYWKVMCEDKEINQK